A single Lolium perenne isolate Kyuss_39 chromosome 6, Kyuss_2.0, whole genome shotgun sequence DNA region contains:
- the LOC127308306 gene encoding uncharacterized protein → MPCARAEDALPSAAAASPSADMVSASVGGLIQKVVGGRRSTDSARTLQRAPHVLPLPEDEAPAPAASCSGDDGKGSRSGRREESRKGRMRSYRSELEQEVKKLQRQLEEEIELHVALADAVTQNAVPALKSSSKIPHETHELLINIASLESAVSNLEKELNDLYYQLCHERNERLLAENNPGCLAPACPDDRSLSTCTCTWEEHISSLRDLKYGGSESMRSMQEDLFTELDYEQGLGEESEDGQMVSLNRLLEKHRDISLNGLLEKHRDEEMQELCSVEKHGKEDEKVDALSFEQSIQKITSMKGGNLWNCPNQLSEEMVRCMRNIFLRLSESAKRPAKTSSDCSSSSAERLSGSTLASFSDSSILPSMLRSSSVDSNHNEGMMNQARNLDPYKVNGKETRRDIGNYSSAAEVSWMSVGKEQLEYASEALKKFRFLVEQLSKVNPNCLNSDERLAFWINLYNALIMHSYLAYGVPRNDIKLFSLMQKACYTVGGQSFSAAEIEFVILKMKTPVHRPQLSLMLALHKFKVSEGHKKYSIDEAEPLLLFGLSCGMFSSPAVRIFTAENVRNELLESLRDYIQASVGISDRGKLLIPKLLQSYAKGAVEDSLFTDWICHHLLPDQVAAIRDSSSSQRKQRLLGARSFTVVAFDSKFRYLFLPDSSSSSHKPQPKPAS, encoded by the exons ATGCCGTGCGCGAGGGCCGAGGACGCGctcccttccgccgccgccgcctccccctccgCCGACATGGTCTCCGCCTCAGT GGGCGGCCTGATCCAGAAGGTGGTCGGCGGCCGCAGGTCGACGGACTCCGCGCGGACGCTGCAGCGCGCGCCGCACGTGCTGCCACTGCCCGAGGACGAAGCGCCAGCACCGGCGGCCAGCTGCTCCGGG GATGATGGTAAGGGCAGTCGCAGTGGGAGGAGAGAGGAGAGCCGCAAGGGCAGGATGCGGAGCTACCGGTCCGAGCTCGAGCAGGAA GTCAAGAAGCTGCAGAGGCAGCTCGAAGAAGAGATCGAGTTGCACGTGGCGCTGGCAGACGCCGTTACGCAGAACGCGGTGCCTGCGTTGAAGTCGTCTTCGAAGATCCCACATGAG ACACATGAGCTACTCATCAACATTGCCTCCCTGGAGAGTGCCGTCTCGAACCTCGAGAAGGAGTTAAATGATCTGTATTACCAGCTTTGTCACGAAAGGAATGAAAGGCTGCTTGCCGAAAATAATCCAGGATGCTTGGCACCTGCATGCCCAGATGACCGGTCGTTGTCGACTTGCACGTGTACATGGGAAGAA CACATATCATCATTAAGGGATTTGAAGTATGGAGGATCCGAGTCAATGAGATCAATGCAAGAAGATTTGTTCACTGAACTTGACTATGAGCAGGGCCTTGGAGAAGAGTCTGAAGATGGACAAATGGTTTCTCTAAATAGGCTGCTAGAGAAACACCGGGACATCTCCTTAAATGGACTGCTGGAAAAGCACCGGGATGAAGAG ATGCAAGAATTGTGCTCGGTGGAAAAGCATGGCAAAGAAGACGAGAAGGTCGATGCTTTATCATTTGAACAGTCCATTCAAAAGATAACTAGCATGAAAGGAGGGAATCTTTGGAACTGTCCAAACCAGCTCTCAGAGGAGATGGTGCGCTGCATGAGAAACATTTTCCTCCGTTTATCGGAATCCGCCAAGAGGCCAGCAAAGACATCTTCTGATTGTTCATCCTCATCAGCAGAGCGGCTATCTGGTTCTACATTGGCATCCTTCTCAGATTCATCCATATTACCCTCCATGCTACGGAGTTCTTCAGTTGACTCAAATCACAATGAAGGGATGATGAATCAAGCCAGAAACTTGGATCCGTATAAGGTTAATGGAAAGGAAACCCGAAGAGATATTGGAAATTACAGTTCAGCAGCTGAAGTATCTTGGATGTCGGTTGGAAAGGAGCAACTTGAATATGCATCTGAAGCTCTAAAGAAGTTCAG ATTTCTTGTGGAGCAGCTATCAAAGGTTAACCCTAATTGTCTGAACTCTGATGAGCGGCTAGCCTTTTGGATTAACTTATATAATGCCTTGATAATGCAT TCATACCTAGCATATGGAGTTCCCCGGAATGACATCAAGCTTTTTTCTCTAATGCAAAAG GCCTGTTACACAGTTGGTGGGCAGTCGTTCAGTGCAGCTGAAATAGAGTTTGTGATTCTAAAAATGAAGACTCCAGTGCACCGTCCCCAGCTT TCTTTGATGTTGGCTCTTCATAAGTTCAAAGTTTCGGAGGGGCACAAGAAATATTCAATCGATGAAGCCGAGCCCCTTCTTCTGTTTGGACTCAGTTGTGGAATGTTCTCTTCGCCGGCT GTAAGAATTTTTACGGCGGAAAATGTGAGGAATGAGCTGCTGGAATCATTGAGAGACTACATCCAAGCGTCTGTCGGTATAAGTGACCGAGGGAAACTACTAATCCCAAAGTTACTGCAGAGCTATGCCAAGGGGGCTGTCGAAGACTCTCTGTTCACGGACTGGATCTGCCACCATCTCTTGCCTGACCAGGTTGCAGCCATCCGGGACTCCTCTTCCTCACAGAGGAAGCAGCGGCTCCTTGGGGCACGCAGTTTTACTGTCGTCGCGTTTGACTCGAAGTTCCGGTATCTCTTCTTGCCtgacagcagcagcagctcccacAAGCCACAGCCCAAACCGGCTTCCTAA